AATTCTACGATGCCATGAAAGACCATCTGATCTTTAAAAACTCCGAAGGCGGTTATTCAACCACTTCCGAATACCTGGAAAAAAATAAAGAGAAGAATCAAAATAAAATTTTTTATGCAAATGAAACAGAAATGGGCTCCGTATATATGGAGTTATTAAAATCGCAAGGATTAGAAGCAATCCTTGTTGATTCCAAAATTGATTCCCATCTGATCCAACATTTAGAAATGAAAAATCCTGATTGGAAATTTCAAAGAGTGGATTCAGAAATAGCGGACCAAGTTGTAGACAAAGAAGCCCAAGATCAGTTAGTCAATGAAGAAAACAAAACTGAGTCAGACAGAATTCAAAATTTATTTTTATCTTCTTTACCAACAGAAGGAGTGGAGGTAAAGGTAGAAGCTTTGAAATCCATTGAAGTCCCCGGAGTCATTCTTTTGCCAGAATTTATGAGAAGGATGTCAGAGATGAACTCAATGTTAAACCGGGAAGACACAAAGAACATCTTGAAATCACATACCCTTATGGTTAACTCGAAATCACCTTTAGTTAAATCCGCCTTACAGGCGTTTGAAGGAGTTAATCCAGAGAAAGGAAAAAAATTAGCACGGGCCATTTATGACCTTTCCTTACTTTCTGCCAAAGTGATGGACGAAAAAGATGTTTCAGAATATACCAAAAGAACAACAGAATTTCTCCAGGAGATTTTTTCTAGTTAAAGGCAAAACCATCTAGAAAGATTTGGCAACGATCCCTGTTTTTGGGATTGTTGCTCTGTGATCCAGATTTGTATAACAAGTCGACTTAGTTCCTTACCGGTTGTCGTAGCCTATAAAAAGGGATACTTTGAAGAATTTGGCGTAAAGGTCACTCTGCACGTCAATACCCACCATAAAGCAATCATGCCATTACTAGACGCCGGTCGAGTGGAGGCAGGGGAAGTTCCCACCATTGCCTATCTACAAGATAGTTTCTTAAAAAAATCAAAACTCAAACGAATTTATAAAGGAATTTACCTCTATCATTCTCCACTTTCCTTTTATTCCAGGTTCCAATTCAAACCAGAAGATCTCACAAGAAACAAAGCCTACATCCTTCCTGTTCCCCACCAATACTCAGTGGAAAGACTCTATGCAGAAAAATTTTTAGAAGAATATGCGCCGAAAAACCCAGTCAAAGTTCGATACATTGATACTCCCGGATTTTTAGAGGAAAAAGAATTTTTAAAACCCTCTTGTTTAGGATTAGTGTCGGATCCATTCTCTAGTCCTTTTCTTCGTAACTTCCAAGACTTTGCAGGCACACTCGACTTGCCAATTTTAGCAGCCAAATCTTTTTATCCATCCACCTTACTAGCGTTTAGTGGCGATGCTATATTAAAAACTGGAAGAGAAGTTTCAGGTGTGTTACTCGCAGTCAAAAAAGCCATTGATTTTTTGCAAAATACAAATCATCTCAGCACAAGTAATCTTTGGGATGATCTACAATTATCGCATTTTTATCCTCACTTAAGAGTAGGGGAAACTAAAAATCTATTAAACGCGCATCCCCTCATCCAAAAAGGAGTTTTTTCATACCAAGGTGACTCCACCACACTTTTCCCTCTCTTAAAAGATGTCTATTTCCGACTCATCAGAAGGGTGATACAACCAGAAGCCGTAAAGTCAGCTCTTGACTTTGATGAAATTCTATCTGCTCTTGAACCCAAAAAAGTTTTTGATGTTAGAAAACTAAATAGTTTCCAAGAACCGGCAGAATCAAAACTCCACGCACCATCCCAAATCAATTATAGAAAACTCAATGCCGTGAGACACCTGATCGTAGACGTAAACTCGGTGGTCTTAGACATCCTACAAGGAAACTATAACTCACGTATCAACGCTGATGAAACTTTACAACTAGATAACCGAGTCAAAGTTCTCGTCAACTCCATGTTAGATTCTTTTAACGCTAAAATGGAACTTCAAAGAGAAGAAATCACTGAGTTAGAAAACTTAATTTCAATTTTAGAGATCAAACTAGATAGATCTGCCGTTGATTTACAATATTCTGAAGAAAAGTACAGATATTTATTTGAATTTTCAAGAGAAGCCATTGCTCTCGTAGATGCGGATACAGGGAGTATCCTTGAAGCAAACAACCAATTTCGATCTTTAACTAGTTATACTAGAGGAGACATCACAAAATTAAATATCGAGGATATCATTTTAGGGAACCAAGTTTCAAACCAACTCCGATTTGGTTCGGATCTTTCTTCTGATACCATGTTGTCTCTTCCCGATGTCGAAATCCTAGTTAAAGACGGAAGCAAACTAGAAGTCGACATAAGTTTTACGTCCATTCTTCTTTCACCAAAAAAAAGATACCAAGTCCAGTTCCGCCCAAACTCCGAAAGAAAAGAACAAGAACGATTACAACACGAATTTATCTCCAACGTAAGCCATGAACTCCGAAGCCCAATGACAAATATCAGAGGGTATCTCGAGTTTTTTAAGTCCGATACATCACTACCATTTAACACCGAACACAAAAACATGTTAGAGGTAATCGACAAAAATGCAAAAAGACTCAGCTTTTTAATTGAAAACTTACTAAAACTAACAACCTCCAGAGAAAAAGATAAAGAAGCAGAAGTAATAGAAATTTTTGATCCGGTCCCTGTCATCGAAGATGTAATCCATATGAACTCACATCTTGCCAAAGGGAAACCCATCGAATGGAACCTTTCACTCAAAAAAGGATTCTTCTTACGAGGAATCAAATTCGAATTTTCGCAGATCATCACAAATCTTTATGTAAACGCACTCAAATACACAGCTAAAGGTAAAATTGGAATCTCTATCCTGGAAACCAATGGCAAAATAGAAATCACAGTGGAAGACACGGGACTTGGAATTGATCCAAATTATAAAAACCAAATCTTCGATCGTTTTTTTAGGATTCCCTCTTCGGACAATAAAAAAATTGGTGGAACAGGACTTGGGTTATCGATTGTTAAGTCACTTGTGGACAAAATGTCCGGAGAAATCTTCGTTGAAAGTGCAATGGGGCAAGGAAGCAAATTTACAATCTACTTCCCAAAGGTAAACGTCAACGTTTAGAAGTTTTTTTCTTCTTTGCTATTTGTTTTTTCTTAGGTGCAGGTTTCGTTTTGTTTTTTAACAACAAATCATTTGGTTTCAAAAGACTAAACGTTGGTATATTTCTTTCTTCTAATGTCATCTTTGATAAAAGCAGGGAGAGCTCCAACATTTCGCGAGTTCCGAGTAAATGCATCATCTCTAGTGCCTGGTTCATACCCAGTTTTCTAAAAATTGCCAATGCATTGGTGACACCAAAAAAATGAATCAAAACCGGAAGTTCTTCTAGTCCCCTTTGTTTGATCCATTTTTTACAATCGGCAACAGAAAGTTCACTCACTAGCTGAATCACTGGCCCCACTTCGATTTCATTTACCAACCAAAGGAAATCTTTCATCGGAATTTCTTTGAGTAGGGCGATGGATTTTTCTATTCCTAGAGTTTTAAGAATTTCGACACTAGTTTCCTTACCCAATGTTTTTGCAAGTAACCCAACATCATGAGGAGGAATACTTCTGGAAACTAAAGCCAAATCAGACATAGGAAGCGAGTGAATAAAATAAACCAAATCATCATCTTCATTTTCTCGAATCATCTCCACGAGAATTTTCTCAGGGATTTGTTTCACGAGTTCCACAACTGTATCTTCACTTAATTTGTGTGTGAGAACGATGAGCCTTTCTTTAGGAACCTTCCCTGTCAGAGAAAGTAACTTTTCATAACCAAGATTTTTTAAAATCTGAAAGGATTTTTTGGGGCCAAGTTTTTCTAAATACTGATAAACACTTTGGATTGTAACGAGAACTTCTTTCATTTGCCCCAACTTTGGATACAAACTGTCAGAATCTTCGTAAAATTCCAGAGAAATTCCTTTTCGAATCTGTTAAATTTTGCAAAATGGAAGAGTGAAGCTGCGCCAACTTTGGGTTCTCATCTTTTTGTTCGTTTTAGGAGTAGGGGGACTTGTTTACTTCAAAACCGCTCCCTATGGGCATTCCCTTTCTGCTCTCATTGGCATTTGGGAGGGATTTTACGAAATCAATCCAAACCTAGTTGATTCCCATTTTGTGATCTATAAATCGGGTGGGTATGATGGACAGTTCTTTTATTTTCTCGCAAAAGACCTGTTCGATTCTGGTGATTGGGGCCTCATTGTTGATTCCTATCATTTCCGATTCCATAGGATTGGTCTTTCTTTGTTTACTGGTTTTTTCTCTCAGTTTCTTGGGTTTTCTTATTATCCAGCAATCACCCTTAGTTTTTTATTTTTAGTCTTTTTTCTTTCTGTATTTTGTTTGTATTCACTTCTCCCAGAAAAATCGAAATGGTTCGTTATCTTCTATTTGTTTTCCCCATTTTCGCTAAATGCAAATTTACTCTTAGTTGCTGATTCTTTGTTTGTCAGCTTTGGAATCATTGCATTTTACTTTTTCAAAAACAAAAAAGACTACTTGGCAGTGTTTTTCTTTCTTCTTATGGTTCTCACTCGTGAACTCGGAGTATTATTCCTTTTGCCGATTGTTCTAAAAAAACTCACCGAAAAAAAATGGGATGCCATGGTTCTATATTCAATCCCAGGAATCGCATTTCTTTGTTTGGTGGGATATGGCTGGATCCAACCTCCAAATCATTTAGGAACCAACCCTCTCGGATTCAGAGATATGACCGACCTACCTCTACTCGGATTTTTTAAAAGTTTTCAGGACGGAAACTCGATTCAGTTCAAACTGAAGGAATTTCCAAAAATTTTCTTTTTTATCTCTTTTTTAATTTTATCAATAGTCTGTATCCAATCATTAAAAAAATCTTTTGCCACCGACATCAATTTGCTCATCCCAATTTTTGGAAGTTTGTTTGTCATCCTCATCGCAGAAGAAGGTTATTGGAGATCTTTTGACAATCTCAGCCGAATGTTTACGCTCATTTTGCCTTTTTCCTTACTGTTAGAAGGTATTTTAAAAAAACCCTTAATTCGTTTTTTCCTTGGTATCTCCATCACCTTATTTGTATTTTTAATCATTCGAATTGTCTGGATCACACCCACAAAGGAGTTTTTCTTTACCCCATGATATCTTTAGCTTATTCTCCATGTCCCAACGATACCTTTCTTTTTTACCATTTGATTCGAAATTCTAGTTATCCAGTCAAAGAAGAACTATATGATGTAGAAAACTTAAACGAATTTGCATTCCAGGGAAAATTCCCGGTCACAAAACTTTCGTTTGCCGCCTACTTCCATATCATCGAAAAATACATCTTATTAGAAACTGGGTCCGCATTAGGAAGGGGTTGTGGTCCCATTGTTGTCCGGAAAAAAAATACAAAAACAGATCTCAGTAGTTACGAAAATCTATACATTCCGGGACTTTTGACCACGGCAAACCTTCTCCTTTCTCTTCATACAAACGGGAAACAAAAACCAACCCCCATTCGTTATGATGAAATCATTCCCAAAGTAATGAGTGAGGAGAATAGTCTTGGTGTCATCATTCACGAAGAACGATTTACTTACGAAGCAAGAGGAATGGAAAAGGTTGTGGATCTTGGAGAATGGTGGGAAAGTTCTACAGGTTATCCCATTCCCTTAGGTGCCATAGCAATCCGTAGGGACATCCCACGCGACGAAGCCCTTAGATTCCAATCAAATCTCAGAGAAAGTTTGAAGTCAGCCTATTTAGAACCGAAAGAAATGATGGATTATATCAGAACCAATTCGCAAAACAAAGATGATGCGGTAATCAAATCTCATATCAACTTGTATGTAAATGATTATACAAAAAACTTAGGGAAAGAAGGTCACGGTGCAGTAGAGTATTTACTCAAACGTGCGGTTGAGGCAGGTTTCATTCAAAAACCCACCTCACTTCCTTTGTTTTTAGGAGAAAGTTAACATACAAAGGATATTTCCTTTGTCTCGTTTGCAAGCTTCCACTGCTTTTGCCACAAGCATTCCTGGTTTTAATTTTGATGGATCCGCTTTAACGGCATGACCAGAAGAAAGGCCTGAAACCAAAAGATCTCCTGGATAAATAGGAACTTGTGTTGCATCCACATGGATTTTGGCGATCCCAAGCAAGGCCACAAGCACATACTCCACAGCCTTCTCTTGTTTTCCAAAAACAAGATGGGCACTAGTCACACAAACTCCAATTACGTTTGTGGAGTAGGGGTGTTTCGATCTTCCAAGAACACCTGGTTCTTCCGTTGCGACAAGAAGGTCTCCCGCAGTCACAACATCTTTCCCATCCAATCGGAAATAACGAGCGATACATTCTTCGCCGCCATCTTTTGTGATCCGGAGATTCCCTTCAAATAAAGACTCACCACTAGCATAAATGGCTTTTCCTGAACCAGAAAGTTCTAACTCTGGAATTCCTTTTCCATCCACAACAAGAGCAAAATCGGATTGAGATAAAAATCGTCCACCAGGCGCCGTAGTTCCGGCACCTAAAATTCCAGCAGATTGTTTGGAATCCTTTCCCTTAGAAATTCCGTATACACCAACAGAATCACCAAATCCAGATACCCCAGTCCCAGAAGAAACTCCGGAAACTCCAGTTCCTAATTTTGTGTTTTTTCCATAAATGACAGCATCTTTACTTTGTGGAGGAACAAATCCCTTGGTAGAACCTTCTGCCTCTCCCGTAATTTTCAAAAGCCCTGTATGGGAATTAAAATCATGTTCCTTTTCTGCATACGGATGTGTGTGTGGTTTCGGATCTCTTTTGTCAGACAATCTTGGATCATCAGAAAGCACCACCTTACCAGGGATAGACTCACCATGGTTAGCCAATAAAACAATCCCTGCATCTTCAAATCCAGCTTTCGCCAATCGTTTGTCATTCCCTTGCACAACGGCACCTGGTTTGGTTTCACCAGAGTGGGCGAGTTGTACAATTCCGTGAACTTCGGTACTTGCATGCCGCAATCGTTTGTCATTTGCTTGCACTACCGTATTCGGTTCTTCTCCACCATTGGGTGCAAGTTGTACAATCCCTTTGGCAGTGTTTGTGGCATCACGAAGCCTTGGGTCGTCCCCAGTAACAACTTTATCAATTGCAACTTCACCAGATTCAGCAAGTTGCACAAGACCGATGGATTTTTTGGTGGCCACTCGCAAACGAGAGTCATTCCCTTGGACAACAACACCTGGCCGCGTTTCTCCGTCTAACGCAAGCTCCACGATCCCCGGGTGGTCGGTGGATGCACTTCGCAAACGTTCATCGTCTGATTGTACCACAAGTCCTGGTCTCGATTCTCCACTTCTAGACAACCTAACTAGACCATGTGTAAGTTCAGTGGCGATTTTTAGGCGTTTATCATTTCCTTGGACGGCAACACCTGGTTTTTCTTCCCCATCCGATGCTAACTCAACAATTCCACGGTATTCGGTAGTGGCATCACGAAGGCGTCTGTCATTGGCCTGCACCACCACACCTTCTTTGACCTCACCATCCACGGCCAAACGAATGATTCCGGAACGAAGCACTGAAGCGTAGGGAAGGGGTTCTCTCGTTGGCCCACCGTAATCTTTTTTATCTGGGCTAGAATATAATTCGAGTTCTATGACTTCGGTGATGTAATCTTTTTTATTTGGTTGTTTCTCTTGGAAAAAAACCAATTTCAGAAAACGTAAATTGACTGCAGAAAATCTCCATTTATACCAAGTCCCCGGTTCCGATAAAAAGAAATTCTCTTCATGTAACTGGTGCCAAGTCAGATCATCTTCGCTATAATAGGTAACAAACCTTTCTGGAAAATTAGTAGTTGGATCATTTTTGGTAAGCATTCGCATCTCTTCGATGCGGTTCACAGAACCCATATCCAAAATCAAATATTCTTCTTCTGGTTCTTCTTTCTTTTTAGAAGACCATCCGTAATCAGGCCTTGTATCAAAAAGATTTTCTTTTACATACAATCTGTCCAGTTCCGAACTGGCTTGGATGGATTGGATCCCAGTAATGAGTATTTTTAACTGACCAAAACTAATCCGATTTTTTCCGTTACTTGCTTTCCTGGAAATTTTAGAAACAAATTTCACATAACGAGCGCTAGTAAGCGAAAAAAGCCATTTGGCTGAAGTTTTGAATGATTTCCGAAAGGATGATTCTTGTAAAATGGGTTCCCAATACTTTCCATCATGGGATAATTCAAACCGAAACGAATCAGGAAAAAAATCTAAACCATCCTTGCCTGGCAAAAGTTCGATCCCGTTAAAATAAACAACATCATCAAATTTAAAGATGATAGAAGAAAGTGAGGACTGCTCCTTCTCTTCAAAAAAGGATAAAAATTCTTCGTTTTTGACTTCGTAAGTTCCAGAAGTGGAAACTGATTTAATGGGTAAAGAGTAGGGGTGGCTTGTGCGGATTAAATGATCTTTCATTGCGCTTTGTTTGCTAATTCCTTCCAAAAAATACCGTTTTTCTATCCAGTCTATCGAATTTCACTGAGGCGTGATCCTTCTTCTTTCTCTGAAAATACAACGAGTACCGCTGGTTTGACTTTTTCCGTAAAATACATCTGTACAATTTGGCGCAGATGCCCTTGGAGGGGAGAGGTCACAATGATGACATTCCCATCGGTTTGCACTTGGATCCGATCCAATTGGTTCCAGGAAGATTGGGTGAGTTCTTTACTGGCCCAAGATAAGAATCCGGCCCAAGAAGCCGGGTGTGAAACCAATTCTTCCATAGGATATTTTTGCTCAGTTTTAAGCACTTCTTGCCTTTGGGAAGATACCAGTTCCCTACATAGAGATTGGATATAATTTGTATTTGATTCCATATGTAACGAAACCGCTTTTTTATAGGCCTCCAGAGCAATTTCAGGACCAAATAATTCTACCAAAGTTTCGAATGCTTTTTTTTCCTCTTTTTCCTTACCCATTTCCGAAGCGGACGGCGGAGCCGGTACATTGTTTGTATTAGATATAGTTATATTAATATGGTTAGGGGTTCCGTCCGCACCCCCCTTACCAACCGGTTTCGATCCCTCAGAGGACCCCATTTCGGAATCCCTGGGGAGTCGGTTTGTATCCCCCAGAGGGGTAATTCTGGATCCCTCATAATGAAAGGAGAAGTGGTATCTTGTGGAAGTCCTACCGCTACCGGGAACTTGGTAAAGCAGGCCCGCATGGGTGAGTTCTTTTTTGGCTGATACGATAGACTTTTTTGTTTTGAACCCGGTGAGCCTCATCAAAGTTTCCGTATTGGGCCAAACGGGTTTGAAGTTGTAGTCACTGAATTTCAAAAGAACAGGGTAGAGTGTTTTGGCTGCATGGGATAGCTCCGCCCAAACACCTGAATCTATGATGTCGGTCATCAGTCGGATATAGGGATGCCGCTGGTCGCTCACAAAAGCTCCTCCGCTTTTCTGCAAAAATTAAACCAAATTTAAGCAAATTTTACGAAGGAGTTGACATTATCTGACATAATGTTAATTATGTCTCATCCAACAACATTCCTTCGGGAAACCCCGACCCCCTGGAACACCAGGGGAATTTTTTTATGTTTCGGGTTAGGATACTAAATATCCCACGTCTCTTGGGTCTCAAGAAACGTTTGCTCAAACTCAAATCACTTTAATTATGTCACATTATTGTCGGATTCCGGCAGATGTCAAGTTCGTACAGTAATTTTCCAGGCGAGTACTTAAAATTTTTTTCCTAAGTACTTGACTGCTTAGTACTTGATTGGGTTATGCCGAATCCCCGTATTTTTTCACTAATTCTTTGCGGATGAATTTATAGATATCACCTAACAAAATTTCATCATCCGATAGGATTTGAATTCCTGTCCCTGTTCTCCGGATTTTATACCCAGATAAGGTTTGGTTTTTTGTTGGGTTCGATTCACCCGATTTGGACTGTTTATTGAAATCTTTGGCGTCCCTGACTGTTTTTAGGGCTCCCTTGTGGAAGAGGGTTAAGAATTCATCTAAACTTCCTTTTTTTGCTGCCTGCGCTGCTTGGACCAAAAGGTTCTTATTATAGATTTCATTTTTTTTGCATTTCTCTAGATCCTCTTTGGACATCGAAGTGATGGAGAGCACCTCCGTCATATAACTCCGACTTTTTCCAAAAAGATCCCCCAACTCTTGGTCAGTATAGTTATGGGAATTTTTTAGAAAGAGGAGGGCGTCCACTTCTTCATAAGGAGACAGGTTTTCTCTTTGGAGATTTTCTATGACTGCTAATTTATAAATTTCTTTGTCGGGTCGGTTTAGAATTTTACATTCGATTTCGGGCCAACCTAGGGACTTGGCTGCGTGATACCGTCTTTCCCCAGCGATGATTTTGTAACTCCCTTCTTTTTCTCCCTTGGAGACGATGATGGGTTGCAAAAGCCCGTCCGCTTTTAGGGTCTGAGCCAGTTCTTCGATTCCCTTTTTTCTCTCCTGCCTTGGTTGGTATTCGGAGGGTTGGATTTTGTCCATCCGAATGGTTCGGATGGTGCCATCTAGATTTTCTGCTTGGTAGATATCGGCGAGAGTTCCGAGGCGTTTACTTTTTAAGCTCATTTAAAACCTCCTCGATAAAACCTTCATACTCTTGGGATTGTCTAGAACCCCGGTTGTAATCATAGACAGATTTTTTTGCTAGATGGCTTTCTCCGATGGCCACTCCGTCCGAAATTGTATGTTCAAAGATACGGAAGTATTTTGTCAAAACGGGTAGGATGGTTTTTGTGAGTAGGGTCTGGGGTTTGAGTTGGGTGATGAGGGCGCCCAAAATCTCTAGGTCAGGGTTGATCCTTTTTTTGATCGAGGAGATGGTTTGCTGCAAACCCATAATTCCGTCCATGGAGAACTTTTCTGCTTGGAGGGGGATGAGGACGTAGTTGGCGGCTACCAAACTGTTTACCGTGAAAATGGAAAGAGATGGGGGGCAGTCAATGATGACAAATTCAAAATCTTTAATTCCGGAAAGAGAGTCCCTTAGGATATAAGGAGCCTCTACTGAGTTTACGGAAACGGTTTCCATTTCCGCCAAGCGCATGCTAGATGGCGCAACCCACAAATGCTCGTTATACGCCGGAGTAATGATGTCTTTTAGGCTAGTGGCATTTTGGAAGAGGTGCGCTAAGTCTTTTTCAACAGTTTCCGGGTTCAGAAAAATTCCCGTGGAATTGGCCTGAGGATCCATATCGATGAGTAAGGTCTTATGATTTCGACGGGCGAGACCCATGGCAAGATTCAAAGAAGTAGTAGTTTTTCCTTCTCCGCCTTTTTGGTTTGCAACTGCAATCGTGATCATCTGTCTCTTTTTCCCTTCCCAAATGGTATGCTTTCTTGTCGAAAATTTGGGATCAATTGTATTTTTAGAAAGGTGCAAAAAAAGGATTTTTTGGCCCCTTCTCTCTCCATTGTCGGACATCCGACATACTGAAAATTAGCAAAAACTATCTCCTCTGTTTACGTCGGACATCCGACATTCAAATAGGTACGTACTTGACAAAGTGATTAAATTTAAACAGTTTCATAACATGTCTTCCCAAGCAATTCCCCTGCTTGCCTCCGAAAAAACGGGCAAGGATTGGATGGATTCTGTCCTTCCAATTTTGTGGGAGGGGCTATGTACGGAACTTGGATTCTCTTCTGGCGTAGTTGTTTTGAAAGCAGAGGAAGAAGATTCTTTTTATGAATCTGCCAGTTTCGGATATGGAGAAGATGGGTTTTATTATTCATTTCTAAACCGAGGTTCTGAACATTGGGAAGAGCTAATGCATTCTCCCGAACCTGTTTTTTTTTCCGGAACTGAGTTCGAACTTTTTGGAAAAAAAACAAATGCTTTCGCCATTCGAATCTCTTCTAAAAAATCCGAGATTGGTTTTTTATTAGCAGAAATGGAAGAGGCGAGCCATCTTCCATTTGCAATTTTTCTAAGTCTTTTTGCTGACAAGATCGGGAACGAATGGGGGAAATCCAAACCCAGTTTCGGAATCCAAGAGACAATTCGAGAAGGAAATTCGCATTCTTTATACCGAAAAGAAATTCCTAATTTGGATCTAGCCAGAAGGGAATTTGCCAACCAGAAAGTCCTGACCATCCTTGGCCAGGCGGGGTCTGGCAAAAAAACTTTGGCAAAATGGATCCACCAATCCCATCTCCCGGGAGCTCCATTTCTTGTGGTTGAATCCCTTCCGGAGCATTTTGGGAAACTGGAAAAAGCACTTTCAAATTGGGGGACCGAATTAAAGCAGGGGAGTTTGGTCCTTGTCGGGATTCAGGCATTGAATTTAGGCCAACAACAAATCCTCTCCGATTGGTGGTCCAAGTCTGGATATTCCGGTTCTCTTTTTTTACTTGGGTCTGAAGAAATGGGCCAAGAATTATTGCCAGAGTTTGAAAGATTTTTGCGAAAAAATTCGTTGGTACTACCAACGCTTAGGTTCCTTCCTAAAACAAAGTTGCAGACCTTGGTTCAGGCCATATTTGAAGAATTATGTGATTCTCAGAACCGCTCCGGTTTGCAATTAGGAGATCGAAGTTTGCAAGAATTGGTTTCCAGGGGTTACGCGGAAAATTTCACGGACCTTCGAAATACCATTCTTACAGGGATTCTCACCTGTCGTACAAATCAGGTAGAACCTGCAGATTTAGAACCTGGAAAATCCAAAATGGATTTGGAGATTCCCGATGCCGAAGATTTAGACTTGCGGCGTGGAACCGAGGCCTTAGAAAGGCAGAAGATTCTTCTGGCTATGCGGATCTTTTCGGGCAACCAAATCCGGATGGCAAAGGCCTTGGGTATTTCGAGGGGATCCCTCCAATATAAAATGAAACAGCTTGGTTTAATGTAAAAATGGATGATACTGTATACGAAGAACGGAAAACCCCCGCTGGTTTTTTAGTTAAAGTTCGACTCTCCAAGCTTACCTACGTCGTTTTTACTGATTCCGGTCCGGAAGTCCCCAAGGGTGCTAGGAATAATTCCATAGTTGTCAACGTCCCCCGGGTTGGGTTTTTTGGAGACGATTTTGATGTCTCCCACTTCCATTTGGGAGAACTTTCCTTTGTGAATGTCAAAGCAGGGAAACTCGTTATCCCTTACCAACATGGGTTTTCCAACGAAATCAAAACTATCTATTTAGGAACGGGGAGCCTCAGCGATGTCCTTCCCGTGGTCATCTACCACTATAAAAACAAAGAAGAATTGATGGCGGCTTGGGAGAGAGGGGAGCAGGCCCAATTTTTGGTTGTGGATGAAGAAATCCCACGTTCCGACATGGTTTCCTTTAAGATCAGATACCCTAGCATGA
This is a stretch of genomic DNA from Leptospira kanakyensis. It encodes these proteins:
- a CDS encoding 1,4-dihydroxy-6-naphthoate synthase; translation: MISLAYSPCPNDTFLFYHLIRNSSYPVKEELYDVENLNEFAFQGKFPVTKLSFAAYFHIIEKYILLETGSALGRGCGPIVVRKKNTKTDLSSYENLYIPGLLTTANLLLSLHTNGKQKPTPIRYDEIIPKVMSEENSLGVIIHEERFTYEARGMEKVVDLGEWWESSTGYPIPLGAIAIRRDIPRDEALRFQSNLRESLKSAYLEPKEMMDYIRTNSQNKDDAVIKSHINLYVNDYTKNLGKEGHGAVEYLLKRAVEAGFIQKPTSLPLFLGES
- a CDS encoding PAS domain-containing sensor histidine kinase; its protein translation is MIQICITSRLSSLPVVVAYKKGYFEEFGVKVTLHVNTHHKAIMPLLDAGRVEAGEVPTIAYLQDSFLKKSKLKRIYKGIYLYHSPLSFYSRFQFKPEDLTRNKAYILPVPHQYSVERLYAEKFLEEYAPKNPVKVRYIDTPGFLEEKEFLKPSCLGLVSDPFSSPFLRNFQDFAGTLDLPILAAKSFYPSTLLAFSGDAILKTGREVSGVLLAVKKAIDFLQNTNHLSTSNLWDDLQLSHFYPHLRVGETKNLLNAHPLIQKGVFSYQGDSTTLFPLLKDVYFRLIRRVIQPEAVKSALDFDEILSALEPKKVFDVRKLNSFQEPAESKLHAPSQINYRKLNAVRHLIVDVNSVVLDILQGNYNSRINADETLQLDNRVKVLVNSMLDSFNAKMELQREEITELENLISILEIKLDRSAVDLQYSEEKYRYLFEFSREAIALVDADTGSILEANNQFRSLTSYTRGDITKLNIEDIILGNQVSNQLRFGSDLSSDTMLSLPDVEILVKDGSKLEVDISFTSILLSPKKRYQVQFRPNSERKEQERLQHEFISNVSHELRSPMTNIRGYLEFFKSDTSLPFNTEHKNMLEVIDKNAKRLSFLIENLLKLTTSREKDKEAEVIEIFDPVPVIEDVIHMNSHLAKGKPIEWNLSLKKGFFLRGIKFEFSQIITNLYVNALKYTAKGKIGISILETNGKIEITVEDTGLGIDPNYKNQIFDRFFRIPSSDNKKIGGTGLGLSIVKSLVDKMSGEIFVESAMGQGSKFTIYFPKVNVNV
- a CDS encoding discoidin domain-containing protein, whose amino-acid sequence is MKDHLIRTSHPYSLPIKSVSTSGTYEVKNEEFLSFFEEKEQSSLSSIIFKFDDVVYFNGIELLPGKDGLDFFPDSFRFELSHDGKYWEPILQESSFRKSFKTSAKWLFSLTSARYVKFVSKISRKASNGKNRISFGQLKILITGIQSIQASSELDRLYVKENLFDTRPDYGWSSKKKEEPEEEYLILDMGSVNRIEEMRMLTKNDPTTNFPERFVTYYSEDDLTWHQLHEENFFLSEPGTWYKWRFSAVNLRFLKLVFFQEKQPNKKDYITEVIELELYSSPDKKDYGGPTREPLPYASVLRSGIIRLAVDGEVKEGVVVQANDRRLRDATTEYRGIVELASDGEEKPGVAVQGNDKRLKIATELTHGLVRLSRSGESRPGLVVQSDDERLRSASTDHPGIVELALDGETRPGVVVQGNDSRLRVATKKSIGLVQLAESGEVAIDKVVTGDDPRLRDATNTAKGIVQLAPNGGEEPNTVVQANDKRLRHASTEVHGIVQLAHSGETKPGAVVQGNDKRLAKAGFEDAGIVLLANHGESIPGKVVLSDDPRLSDKRDPKPHTHPYAEKEHDFNSHTGLLKITGEAEGSTKGFVPPQSKDAVIYGKNTKLGTGVSGVSSGTGVSGFGDSVGVYGISKGKDSKQSAGILGAGTTAPGGRFLSQSDFALVVDGKGIPELELSGSGKAIYASGESLFEGNLRITKDGGEECIARYFRLDGKDVVTAGDLLVATEEPGVLGRSKHPYSTNVIGVCVTSAHLVFGKQEKAVEYVLVALLGIAKIHVDATQVPIYPGDLLVSGLSSGHAVKADPSKLKPGMLVAKAVEACKRDKGNILCMLTFS
- a CDS encoding AZOBR_p60025 family cell surface glycopolymer formation protein, with amino-acid sequence MQNGRVKLRQLWVLIFLFVLGVGGLVYFKTAPYGHSLSALIGIWEGFYEINPNLVDSHFVIYKSGGYDGQFFYFLAKDLFDSGDWGLIVDSYHFRFHRIGLSLFTGFFSQFLGFSYYPAITLSFLFLVFFLSVFCLYSLLPEKSKWFVIFYLFSPFSLNANLLLVADSLFVSFGIIAFYFFKNKKDYLAVFFFLLMVLTRELGVLFLLPIVLKKLTEKKWDAMVLYSIPGIAFLCLVGYGWIQPPNHLGTNPLGFRDMTDLPLLGFFKSFQDGNSIQFKLKEFPKIFFFISFLILSIVCIQSLKKSFATDINLLIPIFGSLFVILIAEEGYWRSFDNLSRMFTLILPFSLLLEGILKKPLIRFFLGISITLFVFLIIRIVWITPTKEFFFTP